The following proteins are co-located in the Carassius carassius chromosome 39, fCarCar2.1, whole genome shotgun sequence genome:
- the LOC132121000 gene encoding NHP2-like protein 1, with the protein MTEAEVNPKAYPLADATLSKTILDLVQQAANYKQLRKGANEATKTLNRGISEFIVMAADAEPLEIILHLPLLCEDKNVPYVFVRSKQALGRACGVSRPVIATSVTIKEGSQLKPQIQSVQMAIERLLV; encoded by the exons atG ACTGAAGCTGAAGTCAATCCGAAAGCCTACCCTCTGGCAGACGCCACTCTCTCCAAAACCATCCTGGACCTGGTGCAGCAGGCGGCGAACTACAAACAGCTGAGAAAAGGGGCCAATGAAG CCACCAAAACTCTTAACCGTGGGATTTCTGAGTTCATTGTGATGGCGGCTGACGCTGAACCTCTGGAGATCATCCTGCACCTGCCGTTGCTGTGTGAGGATAAGAACGTGCCGTATGTGTTTGTGCGCTCTAAACAAGCTCTTGGACGTGCGTGTGGAGTGTCAAGACCTGTGATTGCCACATCAGTCACCATTAAGGAGGGATCACAGCTGAAACCTCAGATTCAGTCTGTGCAGATGGCTATTGAAAGACTCCTAGTTTGA
- the LOC132121288 gene encoding cytochrome b-c1 complex subunit 2, mitochondrial-like isoform X1, translated as MRGIRGINQLSRRFYAATQRDQPLTVPLPGIKVSAGAPHMYQDVHVTKLPSGLVIASLENYSPASRIGVLVRAGSRYETMDNLGVTHVLRLAASLTTKGASAFRICRGVEAVGGSLSVSSSRETMAYTVDCLRDHIDTVMEYLINVTTAPEFRPWEVSDLTASVKLDKELAKQSPQIGVIENLHAAAYKNALSNSLYCPDYMLGQITADQMHSFVQNNFTSARMALVGLGVDHVVLKQVGEQFLNIRSGTGTVGSKAVYRGGELRHQSGGGLVHAVMASESASATSAEATAFSILQHVLGAGPRVKRGSNTTSKLSQAISKVTAQPFDASAFSANYTDSGLFGVYTICQASAAKDVIRAAVGQVNDIAQGNLAAADLSRAKNQLTAEYLMSIENSEGLMEAIGSQVLAEGTYHSPEAVSQKINAVSSADVVNVAKKFMSGKKTMASSGNLVNTPFVDEI; from the exons ATGAGGGGCATCCGCGGAATAAACCAGTTATCG AGACGCTTCTATGCAGCCACTCAAAGGGACCAGCCCTTGACTGTGCCTCTGCCGGGCATCAAGGTCTCGGCAGGTGCCCCTCACATGTACCAGGATGTTCAT GTTACAAAATTGCCTAGTGGGTTAGTGATTGCTTCCTTGGAAAACTATTCTCCTGCTTCTCGGATTGGTGTGCTCGTCAGGGCCGGAAGCCGATATGAGACCATGGACAACCTCGGTGTCACACACGTGCTCCGTCTGGCTGCCAGTCTG ACAACCAAGGGAGCATCAGCCTTCAGGATCTGCCGCGGTGTTGAGGCTGTAGGCGGAAGCTTAAG TGTGTCAAGCTCCAGGGAAACCATGGCATACACTGTAGACTGCCTGAGAGATCATAT TGACACTGTCATGGAGTATCTGATCAATGTGACCACTGCACCAGAGTTTCGGCCATGGGAAGTGTCAGACCTGACTGCCAGTGTGAAACTGGATAAGGAACTTGCCAAGCAGAGTCCGCAAATTG GTGTCATTGAGAATTTGCATGCTGCAGCTTATAAGAATGCCCTGTCCAATTCCTTGTACTGTCCAGACTACATGCTCGGCCAAATCACCGCAGATCAG ATGCACAGCTTTGTTCAGAACAACTTCACAAGTGCAAGAATGGCCCTTGTTGGTCTTG GTGTGGATCATGTTGTGCTTAAGCAGGTTGGGGAGCAATTCCTGAACATCCGCAGCGGAACAGGCACTGTTGGTTCCAAAGCCGTGTACCGTGGAG GTGAGCTGAGGCATCAGTCGGGAGGAGGACTGGTTCATGCCGTCATGGCGAGcgaaagtgcaagtgcaacatcAGCTGAGGCCACAGCATTCAGTATACTGCAGCATGTGCTTGGAGCAGGACCTCGAGTCAAGAGAGGCTCCAACACTACAAGCAAACTGAGTCAGGCCATCTCGAAGGTCACTGCTCAACCCTTCGAT GCGTCTGCCTTCAGTGCCAACTACACTGATTCTGGTCTGTTTGGAGTTTACACCATCTGCCAGGCTAGCGCTGCCAAAGAT GTAATCAGAGCAGCAGTCGGTCAAGTCAATGATATTGCACAAGGAAACCTTGCAGCAGCTGACCTCAGCAGGGCTAA GAATCAGTTGACGGCTGAGTACCTGATGTCCATTGAGAATTCTGAGGGCTTAATGGAAGCTATTGGTTCACAAGTGCTTGCAGAGGGTACCTACCATTCCCCTGAGGCTGTGTCCCAGAAAATCAATGCTGTATCTTCAGCTGATGTTGTCAAC gttgcaAAAAAATTCATGTCTGGCAAAAAGACTATGGCCTCCAGTGGAAACTTGGTCAACACACCTTTCGTTGATGAAATCTGA
- the LOC132121288 gene encoding cytochrome b-c1 complex subunit 2, mitochondrial-like isoform X2, translating into MRGIRGINQLSRRLYAAQAARKVDVAAAMEPVKFLPQEVQVTKLPSGLVIASLENYSPASRIGVLVRAGSRYETMDNLGVTHVLRLAASLTTKGASAFRICRGVEAVGGSLSVSSSRETMAYTVDCLRDHIDTVMEYLINVTTAPEFRPWEVSDLTASVKLDKELAKQSPQIGVIENLHAAAYKNALSNSLYCPDYMLGQITADQMHSFVQNNFTSARMALVGLGVDHVVLKQVGEQFLNIRSGTGTVGSKAVYRGGELRHQSGGGLVHAVMASESASATSAEATAFSILQHVLGAGPRVKRGSNTTSKLSQAISKVTAQPFDASAFSANYTDSGLFGVYTICQASAAKDVIRAAVGQVNDIAQGNLAAADLSRAKNQLTAEYLMSIENSEGLMEAIGSQVLAEGTYHSPEAVSQKINAVSSADVVNVAKKFMSGKKTMASSGNLVNTPFVDEI; encoded by the exons ATGAGGGGCATCCGCGGAATAAACCAGTTATCG AGGAGGCTTTATGCAGCCCAGGCTGCACGTAAGGTGGATGTTGCGGCAGCCATGGAGCCAGTAAAGTTTCTGCCACAGGAAGTGCAG GTTACAAAATTGCCTAGTGGGTTAGTGATTGCTTCCTTGGAAAACTATTCTCCTGCTTCTCGGATTGGTGTGCTCGTCAGGGCCGGAAGCCGATATGAGACCATGGACAACCTCGGTGTCACACACGTGCTCCGTCTGGCTGCCAGTCTG ACAACCAAGGGAGCATCAGCCTTCAGGATCTGCCGCGGTGTTGAGGCTGTAGGCGGAAGCTTAAG TGTGTCAAGCTCCAGGGAAACCATGGCATACACTGTAGACTGCCTGAGAGATCATAT TGACACTGTCATGGAGTATCTGATCAATGTGACCACTGCACCAGAGTTTCGGCCATGGGAAGTGTCAGACCTGACTGCCAGTGTGAAACTGGATAAGGAACTTGCCAAGCAGAGTCCGCAAATTG GTGTCATTGAGAATTTGCATGCTGCAGCTTATAAGAATGCCCTGTCCAATTCCTTGTACTGTCCAGACTACATGCTCGGCCAAATCACCGCAGATCAG ATGCACAGCTTTGTTCAGAACAACTTCACAAGTGCAAGAATGGCCCTTGTTGGTCTTG GTGTGGATCATGTTGTGCTTAAGCAGGTTGGGGAGCAATTCCTGAACATCCGCAGCGGAACAGGCACTGTTGGTTCCAAAGCCGTGTACCGTGGAG GTGAGCTGAGGCATCAGTCGGGAGGAGGACTGGTTCATGCCGTCATGGCGAGcgaaagtgcaagtgcaacatcAGCTGAGGCCACAGCATTCAGTATACTGCAGCATGTGCTTGGAGCAGGACCTCGAGTCAAGAGAGGCTCCAACACTACAAGCAAACTGAGTCAGGCCATCTCGAAGGTCACTGCTCAACCCTTCGAT GCGTCTGCCTTCAGTGCCAACTACACTGATTCTGGTCTGTTTGGAGTTTACACCATCTGCCAGGCTAGCGCTGCCAAAGAT GTAATCAGAGCAGCAGTCGGTCAAGTCAATGATATTGCACAAGGAAACCTTGCAGCAGCTGACCTCAGCAGGGCTAA GAATCAGTTGACGGCTGAGTACCTGATGTCCATTGAGAATTCTGAGGGCTTAATGGAAGCTATTGGTTCACAAGTGCTTGCAGAGGGTACCTACCATTCCCCTGAGGCTGTGTCCCAGAAAATCAATGCTGTATCTTCAGCTGATGTTGTCAAC gttgcaAAAAAATTCATGTCTGGCAAAAAGACTATGGCCTCCAGTGGAAACTTGGTCAACACACCTTTCGTTGATGAAATCTGA
- the LOC132121289 gene encoding modulator of smoothened protein-like, protein MKMDKLTIISGCLFLAADIFAIASVVNPDWINTGGQEGALTVGLVKQCQTIHGRNRVCISPSLPPEWITTLFFIILGIISLSITCGLLVISQWWGEATKYARWIAFMGMVLFCMAALLFPVGFYINQVGGQPYKLPNNTVVGSSYVLFVLSIFFTIVGLLFAGKVCLPG, encoded by the exons ATGAAAATGGATAAACTCACCATTATTTCAGGATGTCTCTTTCTTGCAGCAGATATCTTCGCAATTGCAAGTGTTGTAAATCCAGACTGGATCAATACAGGCGGGCAAGAGG GAGCTCTGACTGTGGGTCTAGTCAAGCAATGCCAGACCATCCATGGTCGAAACAGGGTATGTATCTCCCCAAGCCTTCCTCCAGAATGGATCACTACCCTGTTCTTCATTATCTTAGGCATCATCTCACTCTCTATCACATGTGGCCTGCTTGTGATCTCACAGTGGTGGGGAGAGGCTACAAAATATGCCCGCTGGATCGCCTTCATGGGAA tGGTTCTCTTCTGCATGGCCGCCCTCTTATTTCCAGTCGGATTTTACATCAATCAAGTCGGAGGACAACCTTACAAATTACCCAATAATACGGTTGTTGGGTCCTCATATGTACTGTTTGTTTTgtcaatattttttacaatagttGGACTTCTTTTTGCAGGTAAAGTCTGTCTGCCTGGCTGA